A region from the Kryptolebias marmoratus isolate JLee-2015 linkage group LG9, ASM164957v2, whole genome shotgun sequence genome encodes:
- the LOC108228876 gene encoding proteinase-activated receptor 4 has translation MKLIVGVLLFVSVLSSVCSVSPSSSPADECPGMSLRLRAFRLVTSCNVTTLKEKQLKALQAPTTNLYPPILYILAFCVGLPANLMALWVLVFRTKHLPSTVLLINMTLVDCLLLMVLPFRIVYHLRGNNWELGEPFCRIVMAMFYGNIYGSVWCLAMVALDRYLALVHPFNARTLRSLRVSVYVAVMVWVVMLGAMLPLLMSRQTYMLDDLKITTCHDALPEDKQDNYFLPYFTTLFFLCFLLPFTIILYCHATVLRTLLAEGKRYGHAIIVTVLVLVVFIVCLLPSNVLLLLTYADSSLDGDGEDLYVPYMISLAFSTFNSCIDPFIFYFVSTEFRHKAKSALCCCSNRENQPSSLESKSSSSGKRSKVTLLSVTKPGGTSETAFTC, from the exons atgaaGCTGATTGTTGGGGTGCTCCTCTTCGTCTCTGTGCTGTCGTCCGTCTGCAGCGTCTCTCCATCTTCTAGTCCTGCAGACGAATGTCCCGGCATGTCTCTCC GTCTTCGAGCCTTCCGGTTGGTAACATCCTGTAACGTCACCACTCTAaaagagaagcagctgaaagcccTCCAGGCTCCAACCACCAACCTTTACCCACCGATTCTGTATATTCTGGCCTTCTGTGTGGGCTTACCAGCCAACCTGATGGCCCTCTGGGTTCTGGTGTTCCGGACCAAACATCTGCCATCGACTGTGCTGCTCATCAACATGACCTTGGTAGACTGCCTGCTGCTTATGGTTCTGCCGTTTCGTATTGTCTACCACCTCCGAGGGAACAACTGGGAGCTGGGGGAGCCCTTCTGCCGAATTGTCATGGCCATGTTTTACGGTAACATTTACGGCTCTGTCTGGTGTCTGGCCATGGTGGCTTTGGACCGGTATCTGGCTTTGGTTCACCCGTTTAATGCCAGGACTCTGCGCAGTCTGCGAGTTTCTGTGTACGTGGCTGTAATGGTATGGGTGGTGATGCTGGGAGCCATGCTACCCCTGCTGATGTCCCGGCAGACCTACATGTTGGACGACCTGAAGATCACCACCTGCCACGACGCACTGCCTGAGGACAAACAGGATAACTACTTCCTGCCGTACTTCACCactctgtttttcctctgcttcctgctgcCCTTCACCATTATTTTGTATTGCCACGCCACCGTGTTGCGCACCCTGCTGGCTGAAGGCAAGCGTTACGGCCATGCCATTATAGTAACAGTGCTGGTGTTGGTCGTCTTCATCGTGTGTCTGCTGCCCAGTaacgtcctcctcctcctaacCTACGCTGACAGCTCATTGGACGGAGATGGCGAGGACCTCTATGTCCCCTACATGATTAGCTTGGCGTTTAGCACCTTTAACAGCTGCATCGATCCCTTTATCTTCTACTTTGTGTCCACAGAGTTCAGGCATAAAGCCAAGAGCgctctgtgctgctgcagcaacCGAGAAAACCAACCCTCTTCTCTCGAGAGCAAGTCCTCGTCATCAGgcaagaggtcaaaggtcaccctgCTGTCAGTGACCAAACCAGGTGGGACATCTGAGACAGCGTTTACATGCTAA